The Salvelinus namaycush isolate Seneca chromosome 28, SaNama_1.0, whole genome shotgun sequence genome contains a region encoding:
- the LOC120023712 gene encoding protein YIPF7-like: MGDFQQFEQGFYQSGYYIDDQGQVAYDYGNGYDHNPEYEDDGIDVSMPGVFTPSTGQAFQPSKPAGTYQYTAGTDGSFEEEPPLLEELGINFEHIWQKTLTVLNPMMPADGSIMNETDLTGPILFCIALGATLLMAGKSHFSYVYGISAIGCMAMYTLLTLLSSLTVSYGCVASVLGYCLLPMVALSAFAVIFSLQGIIGTILALLVIGWCSFSASKIFISTLAMEGQQLLVAYPCALLYGVFALLTVF; the protein is encoded by the exons ATGGGGGACTTTCAGCAATTTGAACAGGGCTTCTACCAGTCAGGGTATTACATCGATGACCAGGGACAGGTGGCCTACGACTATGGCAATGGCTATGACCATAACCCAGAGTATGAGGATGA tGGCATAGATGTGTCCATGCCTGGTGTGTTCACCCCCTCTACGGGCCAGGCCTTCCAGCCTTCAAAGCCTGCTGGGACATATCAATACACAGCTGGAACAGACGGATCATTTGAAGAGGAGCCTCCGTTGCTGGAAG AGCTTGGCATTAATTTTGAACACATATGGCAGAAGACGTTGACAGTGCTGAACCCTATGATGCCAGCAGATGGCAGCATCATGAATGAGACCGACCTGACGGGCCCTATTCTGTTCTGTATCGCTCTGGGTGCCACTTTACTTATG GCAGGCAAATCCCACTTTAGCTATGTCTATGGGATCAGTGCCATCGGCTGCATGGCGATGTACACCCTGTTGACCCTGCTGAGTTCCCTGACTGTGTCCTATGGCTGTGTAGCCAGCGTTCTGGGCTACTGCCTCCTACCCATGGTGGCACTATCTGCATTCGCAGTCATCTTTTCCCTACA AGGGATCATTGGAACTATCCTGGCCTTGCTGGTGATTGGCTGGTGCAGTTTCTCAGCTTCCAAGATCTTCATCTCCACCCTGGCTATGGAGGGCCAGCAGCTGTTGGTAGCGTACCCCTGTGCCCTGCTTTATGGAGTCTTTGCCTTGCTAACAGTGTTCTAA
- the lamtor3 gene encoding ragulator complex protein LAMTOR3: protein MADDLKRYLYKQLPSVEGLHAIVVTDRDGVPVIKVANDNAPEYALRPGFLSTFALATDQGSKLGLSKNKSIICYYNTYQIVQFNRLPLVISFIASSTANTGLIINLEKELVPLIEELRQVVEVA, encoded by the exons ATGGCTGAT GACTTGAAGAGATACTTGTACAAACAGCTACCAAG TGTTGAGGGTCTTCATGCAATTGTAGTGACAGACAGGGATGGTGTCCCAGTTATCAAAG TGGCAAATGATAATGCACCAGAATATGCGCTACGGCCAGGCTTCCTCTCCACTTTTGCATTGGCCACCGACCAGGGCAGTAAGCTAGGGCTCTCCAAAAACAAGAGCATCATCTGCTACTATAACACATACCAG ATTGTGCAGTTTAACCGGCTGCCTTTGGTGATCAGTTTCATCGCAAGCAGTACTGCTAACACCG GTTTGATCATCAATCTGGAGAAGGAGCTCGTACCGCTAATCGAAGAGCTACGGCAGGTAGTGGAGGTTGCTTAG